One Fundulus heteroclitus isolate FHET01 chromosome 1, MU-UCD_Fhet_4.1, whole genome shotgun sequence genomic window carries:
- the LOC110368029 gene encoding galactose-specific lectin nattectin yields the protein MTSVLVFTLLLCGFGLEVNAEYPVPPDIRCSNFPPGFTWYNGRCFRFVKQQKDWYEAEKACNRFGGHLASIRTQDEHEFINDLTLKETGSNTRAWVGGHKGRVWTWSDGSPFTFSSWSPGEPNNAGGNENCMRIHLRSRDYVDDANCDITLSFVCSKEAS from the exons ATGACTTCCGTCCTTGTTTTCACTTTGCTCCTTTGTGGATTTGGCCTTGAAGTAAAC GCCGAATATCCTGTACCACCAG ATATTCGTTGTAGCAATTTCCCTCCTGGGTTCACTTGGTACAACGGCCGCTGTTTCCGGTTTGTGAAGCAACAAAAGGATTGGTATGAAGCTGAG AAGGCCTGTAATAGATTCGGTGGACATCTGGCCTCCATCCGGACACAGGATGAGCACGAATTCATCAATGATTTGACCTTGAAAGAGACAGGATCAAACACGAGGGCCTGGGTAGGAGGCCACAAG GGACGTGTGTGGACTTGGAGCGATGGGTCACCGTTTACCTTCAGCAGCTGGTCCCCAGGAGAGCCCAACAACGCTGGAGGAAACGAGAACTGCATGCGAATTCACTTGAGAA GCAGAGACTATGTCGACGATGCCAACTGTGACATCACACTGTCATTTGTCTGTTCCAAAGAAGCATCATGA